The following proteins are encoded in a genomic region of Bacillus sp. Marseille-Q1617:
- a CDS encoding ABC transporter ATP-binding protein, protein MNVIEINGLTKTYGSSRGINNISFNVEEGEIFGFIGPNGAGKSTTIRTLLSLIQPTGGSAKIFGKDCAEHAPEIAKDLGYLPSEVFYYDNMKVLDLLKYSASFYKKDCSGRIKELAEKLDLDLTKKIDDLSLGNKKKVGIIQGLLHEPKLIILDEPTSGLDPLMQQTFFDLLKEENRKGATILFSSHILSEVQRMCDRVAIIKEGEIVQVEKISTLKENNHKKIKVEVKNDVAADHFDMPGVNNLEVRDHHISFLFRGDINEVMKKIADIDIANLWIEEPDLEEIFMHYYEKEA, encoded by the coding sequence ATGAATGTGATTGAAATCAATGGATTGACCAAAACATATGGGTCTTCAAGAGGAATAAATAATATCAGCTTCAACGTGGAAGAAGGAGAAATCTTTGGATTTATCGGCCCGAATGGAGCAGGAAAGTCCACGACTATCCGCACGCTTCTCTCTCTTATCCAACCGACAGGCGGGAGCGCGAAGATCTTCGGGAAAGACTGTGCAGAGCATGCTCCCGAGATAGCAAAGGATTTGGGCTATCTGCCGTCTGAGGTGTTTTACTATGACAATATGAAGGTGTTGGATTTACTTAAATACTCTGCAAGTTTTTACAAAAAGGACTGCAGCGGCAGAATCAAGGAACTTGCAGAAAAACTTGATCTTGACCTGACCAAGAAAATCGATGACCTCTCTCTCGGGAACAAAAAGAAGGTAGGGATCATTCAGGGGCTCCTGCACGAACCAAAGTTGATCATTCTGGATGAACCGACCTCCGGGCTCGACCCGCTTATGCAGCAGACATTTTTTGATCTGCTGAAGGAAGAAAACCGAAAAGGGGCAACGATTTTATTTTCTTCTCACATCCTGAGTGAGGTTCAGCGCATGTGCGACCGGGTCGCGATCATCAAAGAAGGAGAAATCGTCCAGGTTGAAAAGATAAGTACACTCAAGGAAAACAATCATAAAAAAATTAAAGTGGAAGTGAAAAATGATGTCGCGGCTGACCACTTTGATATGCCGGGCGTGAATAACCTTGAAGTGCGTGATCATCATATCAGCTTCTTATTCCGGGGAGACATCAATGAAGTCATGAAGAAAATCGCTGATATCGACATTGCCAATCTGTGGATTGAAGAACCTGATTTGGAAGAAATCTTTATGCATTATTACGAAAAGGAGGCTTGA
- a CDS encoding ABC transporter permease subunit, which produces MNMYLYELKAYRKNTLMWTFALIGLALLFMSMFPPIAKEIDEFKKALEGFPEGVRKALGLQVETIGSVNGYYSYTFLYIALCGAIQAMTLGISISSKEIREKTADFLFTKPVTRSKVLVSKLMAALTSILFTNVVYVAAAVIIAKAVAEDEFSLTAFLLISLSLLIISLIMFALGTLLAVLFPKIKSVVSVSIGVVFGFFVLGMVAGLEEAGRYFSPFKYIDYAYVMNEEAYEWPYLMVGAAIIIVSFTVSFIVYKKKDIHTV; this is translated from the coding sequence ATGAATATGTATCTGTATGAATTGAAGGCATACCGCAAGAATACGCTCATGTGGACATTTGCCCTTATCGGACTAGCTCTCTTGTTCATGTCGATGTTCCCTCCGATAGCAAAGGAAATCGACGAATTCAAGAAAGCACTCGAAGGGTTTCCTGAAGGCGTGCGAAAGGCTTTGGGGCTTCAAGTTGAGACCATAGGATCCGTCAATGGATACTACTCCTATACCTTTTTGTATATTGCATTATGCGGGGCCATCCAGGCCATGACCCTTGGGATATCCATCAGCTCGAAGGAAATCCGTGAGAAGACAGCAGACTTTCTCTTTACAAAACCAGTGACGAGATCAAAGGTCCTTGTCTCCAAATTAATGGCTGCCTTGACGAGTATTCTTTTTACCAACGTCGTGTATGTGGCAGCTGCCGTCATCATCGCCAAAGCGGTGGCGGAGGATGAATTCAGCTTGACTGCTTTTCTATTAATTTCCTTGAGCCTCTTGATTATCAGTTTAATCATGTTCGCACTGGGTACGCTGCTGGCGGTACTTTTTCCAAAAATTAAATCCGTCGTCAGTGTCTCGATTGGTGTGGTGTTTGGATTCTTTGTTCTTGGAATGGTGGCAGGGCTGGAAGAAGCAGGTCGTTATTTCTCGCCGTTCAAGTATATAGATTACGCGTACGTGATGAATGAGGAGGCTTATGAATGGCCGTATTTGATGGTGGGAGCTGCTATCATCATCGTTTCCTTCACTGTCAGCTTCATCGTGTATAAGAAAAAAGACATTCATACGGTATAG
- a CDS encoding SDR family oxidoreductase, with protein MTTTKTAIITGASSGIGQATAKELASKGITVMLAARREERLKELQQEIQESGGKAFYQVTDVTNADEMEDLAKKTNEECGSIDILVNNAGLMPLSFMNKRKIKEWDQMVDVNIKGVLYGIAAVLPYMEEQKSGHIINISSVAGHKVMPGSSVYSGTKYAVRAITEGLRQEMNASHNIRTTIISPGAVATELTETITDEDVLEAFKQQEMKPLDSENIAKSISYAVEQPEHVDVNEIIVRPTQQGM; from the coding sequence ATGACTACAACTAAAACAGCAATCATTACAGGAGCAAGCAGCGGAATCGGACAGGCGACTGCGAAGGAGCTGGCGTCGAAGGGGATCACGGTGATGCTTGCAGCGAGACGGGAAGAGCGCTTGAAAGAGCTTCAGCAGGAGATTCAAGAGAGCGGAGGCAAGGCCTTTTATCAGGTGACGGATGTGACGAATGCTGATGAGATGGAAGACCTTGCGAAGAAGACGAATGAGGAGTGCGGTAGCATCGATATCCTTGTCAACAACGCGGGACTCATGCCGCTTTCGTTCATGAATAAGCGGAAGATCAAGGAATGGGATCAGATGGTGGACGTGAACATCAAGGGCGTCCTGTACGGGATCGCGGCCGTGCTTCCGTATATGGAAGAGCAGAAGTCGGGACATATTATCAATATTTCTTCCGTCGCCGGTCATAAAGTCATGCCGGGAAGTTCGGTGTACAGCGGAACGAAGTATGCGGTCCGGGCAATCACCGAGGGGCTGCGTCAGGAAATGAATGCGTCCCATAACATCCGGACGACGATCATCAGTCCTGGAGCGGTGGCCACAGAACTGACGGAAACCATAACGGATGAGGATGTATTGGAGGCCTTCAAGCAGCAGGAAATGAAGCCTTTGGATAGTGAAAACATTGCCAAGTCCATATCATATGCGGTCGAGCAGCCGGAGCATGTCGATGTGAACGAAATCATTGTGCGCCCGACGCAGCAGGGAATGTAG
- a CDS encoding response regulator, translated as MKALIVDDERNVRNVLRQLGEWERLGITEIFEAANGVEALGIIKKEAPDIIFTDIKMPKMTGMELIEEINQLSFKGKIILVTGYDDYTFMRKAIQLNSFDYLLKPIEEEAFQAVLEKVVKAVKQEAAEGIEKGEILEEAMRLRGNQIMTAICSGETVSEDTLVSLLPDEREMDMTLVSFYGKQRPEIHIEALDKELRIRKIGRAFTFLDGDSLCIVITAKDQWLYVEEWMSENMTVPVRLVQDKLDSPGSTRDVYEGLSRELEQNQYRTIRRPDEMEAARRIQELVSYVETYYMEDISLEKLSKMFFLTREHISRTFKKETGMTLSKFVTKIRIEQAKSWLMETEESIYSISTMLGYQDEKYFSKLFKKVTGLTPFEYRSSGGSE; from the coding sequence ATGAAAGCACTGATAGTCGATGATGAACGGAATGTCCGCAATGTCCTCCGCCAGCTCGGGGAATGGGAGAGGCTTGGCATCACGGAGATCTTTGAGGCGGCGAATGGAGTCGAAGCACTCGGGATCATCAAGAAAGAGGCGCCCGACATCATCTTCACAGATATCAAAATGCCGAAGATGACGGGGATGGAGCTCATTGAAGAAATCAATCAGCTGTCCTTCAAGGGGAAGATCATCCTCGTCACCGGGTATGACGATTATACCTTCATGCGGAAGGCGATCCAGTTGAACAGCTTCGATTATCTTCTTAAGCCCATTGAGGAGGAGGCATTCCAGGCTGTTCTGGAAAAAGTGGTGAAGGCTGTGAAGCAGGAAGCGGCAGAGGGAATCGAGAAGGGAGAGATCCTGGAAGAAGCGATGAGGCTGCGCGGGAACCAGATCATGACCGCCATCTGTTCAGGAGAGACGGTCTCGGAGGACACCCTCGTATCCCTTCTACCCGATGAAAGGGAAATGGACATGACGCTTGTTTCCTTCTATGGGAAACAGCGCCCTGAAATACATATAGAAGCCTTGGATAAAGAGCTTCGAATCCGGAAAATCGGCAGGGCATTCACCTTTCTTGACGGGGACAGCCTTTGCATCGTGATCACTGCGAAGGATCAGTGGCTCTATGTGGAAGAGTGGATGAGTGAAAACATGACCGTTCCCGTCCGCCTCGTACAGGACAAGCTCGATTCCCCGGGAAGCACCCGGGACGTGTACGAAGGATTATCCCGTGAGCTTGAACAGAATCAGTACCGGACGATCCGCCGTCCCGATGAAATGGAGGCGGCAAGGCGCATCCAGGAGCTCGTCTCCTATGTAGAGACCTATTATATGGAGGATATTTCCCTTGAAAAGCTGTCGAAAATGTTTTTCCTCACCAGGGAACATATCTCAAGGACATTCAAGAAAGAAACGGGCATGACCCTGTCGAAGTTCGTGACCAAGATCCGGATCGAGCAGGCGAAGTCGTGGCTTATGGAGACGGAGGAGTCGATCTATTCGATATCCACCATGCTCGGCTATCAGGATGAGAAATATTTCTCGAAGCTTTTTAAAAAAGTGACCGGACTGACGCCGTTTGAATACCGGTCAAGTGGGGGATCAGAATGA
- a CDS encoding aldehyde dehydrogenase family protein, with the protein MKTDFTKLFINGEWTDGNSGSTITNRNPYDQSELGTIKAASKEDLDHAYQSAQKAQQEWANELPQVKREVMEKAVRIVEDNQEMIIDWLIKESGSTYMKAAGEVKVSILSMKEAATYPYRMEGKILPSQVPGKENRVYREPLGVVGIISPWNFPFHLAVRSIATALATGNGVVVKPATHTPVTGGLLFASIFEEAGLPKGLLNVVVGRGSEIGDDIVTHPIPRLISFTGSTEVGRRIGELAGRNLKKTALELGGNNVFIVLDDADIDQAVESALFGKFYHQGQICLSINRIMVHKDIHDKFVEAFVSRVKELNTGNPAEKATHIGPLIDEDQAERILKDIDASKEQGAEVILGGDAKGNQLSPTVMTGVTNGMPIAKNEIFGPVAAMIRFEDDEEAVRLANEHPYGLSGAVHSSSIERGTSIAHRVQTGMIHVNDEPVNDEPHMPFGGEKDSGLGRFNGEWALEEFTTVKWIGVQHKQRDYGPFIEKK; encoded by the coding sequence ATGAAGACGGATTTTACAAAACTATTCATCAATGGTGAGTGGACAGACGGGAACAGCGGCAGTACCATCACAAACCGCAATCCATATGACCAATCAGAACTCGGCACAATCAAGGCAGCAAGCAAGGAGGACCTGGACCACGCCTATCAATCTGCACAGAAGGCGCAGCAGGAATGGGCTAATGAGCTCCCGCAGGTGAAGCGCGAGGTGATGGAAAAAGCGGTTCGCATCGTTGAAGATAATCAGGAGATGATCATCGACTGGCTCATCAAGGAATCCGGCAGTACGTACATGAAAGCGGCCGGCGAGGTGAAGGTGTCGATCCTCAGCATGAAGGAAGCGGCCACCTATCCATACCGGATGGAAGGGAAGATCCTGCCGTCGCAGGTGCCGGGAAAAGAAAACCGTGTATACCGGGAGCCGCTCGGAGTCGTAGGCATCATCAGCCCGTGGAATTTCCCGTTTCATCTCGCGGTGCGATCGATCGCGACGGCCCTTGCCACGGGTAACGGTGTCGTAGTCAAGCCGGCGACCCATACACCGGTGACGGGCGGATTGTTGTTCGCGAGCATTTTTGAAGAAGCAGGCCTTCCAAAAGGGTTGTTGAACGTCGTCGTCGGACGCGGCTCCGAAATCGGGGACGACATTGTCACACACCCGATCCCGCGCCTCATTTCGTTCACTGGATCAACCGAGGTCGGACGCCGGATCGGTGAGCTGGCCGGTAGAAATCTAAAGAAAACGGCACTCGAACTCGGCGGCAATAATGTCTTCATCGTGCTCGATGATGCCGATATCGACCAAGCAGTCGAGTCGGCGCTGTTCGGCAAGTTCTATCATCAGGGTCAAATCTGCTTGTCGATCAACCGGATCATGGTGCACAAAGACATCCACGACAAATTCGTTGAAGCGTTCGTATCGCGGGTGAAGGAACTCAACACGGGCAACCCGGCTGAGAAAGCAACACACATCGGACCGCTGATCGATGAAGACCAGGCTGAACGCATCCTGAAAGACATCGACGCCAGCAAGGAGCAGGGCGCTGAAGTCATCTTAGGCGGTGACGCTAAAGGCAATCAGCTTTCCCCAACCGTGATGACGGGTGTAACCAACGGAATGCCGATTGCGAAAAATGAAATCTTCGGACCTGTCGCCGCCATGATTCGCTTCGAAGACGATGAAGAAGCGGTACGACTGGCCAATGAACATCCGTACGGGCTGAGCGGAGCGGTTCATTCTTCTTCGATTGAAAGAGGGACAAGCATCGCCCACCGAGTCCAGACCGGCATGATCCATGTGAATGATGAGCCGGTAAACGATGAACCGCATATGCCGTTCGGCGGTGAGAAGGATTCCGGACTAGGCCGGTTCAATGGTGAGTGGGCACTGGAGGAATTCACCACCGTCAAATGGATCGGCGTCCAGCATAAGCAAAGGGATTATGGTCCGTTTATCGAGAAGAAATAA
- a CDS encoding TetR/AcrR family transcriptional regulator, with protein sequence MFGSLNIDTEKEDRIINASTKVFAENGYKRASTNAIVKEAGISKGILFHYFKSKKELYLSLYEYLSDIFAEKIYEKLDLQERDIFEIIRKVSLIKFEMFSTYPDLINFLNSAFHEEAPEVKDGIEKIKASLTDSSFTKLFSNVDATKFREGIDVGKAIQIIYWTFEGFASQQQVKARTMSVAEIDKEEILADMNAYTELLKKSFYK encoded by the coding sequence TTGTTCGGATCATTGAATATAGATACTGAAAAGGAAGACAGGATCATCAATGCATCGACAAAGGTGTTTGCTGAGAATGGGTACAAACGGGCATCGACGAATGCCATCGTGAAGGAAGCCGGAATATCAAAGGGAATCCTATTTCATTATTTTAAAAGCAAGAAAGAGTTATATCTTTCATTGTATGAATATCTATCGGATATATTTGCAGAAAAGATCTATGAAAAATTGGACCTGCAAGAACGGGATATATTCGAGATCATCCGTAAGGTGTCTCTTATAAAGTTTGAAATGTTTTCGACGTACCCCGATTTGATCAACTTTCTGAATAGTGCATTTCATGAAGAGGCGCCGGAAGTGAAAGACGGAATCGAAAAAATAAAGGCATCACTGACGGACAGCAGCTTCACGAAATTGTTCAGCAATGTGGATGCGACTAAGTTCCGTGAGGGCATCGATGTTGGAAAAGCGATCCAGATCATTTATTGGACGTTTGAAGGTTTTGCGAGTCAACAGCAAGTGAAGGCCAGGACGATGTCGGTGGCTGAAATCGATAAAGAAGAAATCCTGGCTGACATGAACGCATATACAGAACTGCTTAAGAAGTCATTTTACAAATGA
- a CDS encoding sensor histidine kinase, which translates to MRSVRSRLFGMLILFIILPYFLSVFIIYSNTKTSVEEHEIETSREELQESGAVLERYFEDMISLPYALYNDPDVLRVFEQGLQGDQENSFERSMKIFSVTRPDIRQLRFYFNRDKEAMTVYRSKFSAPKVQEDILLDPLFKKLSESEQNYLIEAPHVIENTGNAAIIPESDKTKVLTIHHKVKNILTGKFLGFLSMDIELNSYGSIIQHLSDTGDARVALLDDNGTIIYSSRKGETFKGEASPDELILKEELEGELEGWKLVKIIPKDALFKDVNEAAYSNILLGIGVVVLGIIMVIVISHIITKPIIHLSEKVRSIEGGNLDIDFTTSRKDELGHLEEHMDDMMHRINQHIDREYKLEIESRKNQFRALKSQVNPHFLFNALQTIGAVALRSNAKDVYRLITSLSKMMRYSLYADQWVTVKDELNYIESYLSLQKERFGEGVRADIIVEEDVLPASIPSMVLQPLVENYFKHSYEEGYENSSLAIHGKREGNSITFIVQNTGVHMTEEELKRVQSSLHKKGRANSGIGLKNIYERLQLNFNDETSFDIDRMDGKGFRVTMTLPFLEDR; encoded by the coding sequence ATGAGAAGTGTCCGCAGCCGGTTGTTCGGGATGCTGATCCTGTTCATTATCCTGCCGTATTTTCTGTCGGTGTTCATCATATATAGCAACACAAAGACCAGTGTCGAGGAGCATGAAATCGAGACGAGCCGGGAAGAACTGCAGGAGAGCGGGGCGGTGCTGGAACGGTATTTCGAGGACATGATATCCCTTCCCTATGCCCTTTATAACGACCCCGATGTTTTGAGGGTATTCGAACAGGGACTGCAGGGGGATCAGGAGAATTCCTTTGAGAGAAGCATGAAGATTTTCTCCGTCACCCGTCCTGACATCCGTCAGCTTCGCTTTTATTTCAACCGGGATAAAGAGGCGATGACGGTATATCGCTCGAAGTTCAGTGCCCCGAAAGTGCAGGAGGATATCCTTCTGGATCCCCTTTTTAAAAAGTTGTCTGAGTCAGAGCAGAATTATCTCATCGAAGCCCCCCATGTGATCGAGAATACTGGAAACGCGGCGATCATCCCGGAATCGGATAAGACGAAGGTGCTTACCATACATCACAAGGTGAAAAATATCCTGACGGGTAAGTTCCTTGGATTCCTGTCCATGGATATCGAGCTGAATTCCTACGGGTCGATCATCCAGCATCTGTCCGATACGGGGGATGCACGGGTAGCGCTCCTTGATGATAATGGTACAATCATCTATTCCAGCCGAAAAGGAGAGACATTCAAAGGTGAAGCGTCACCAGATGAACTCATTCTGAAAGAGGAACTTGAAGGGGAACTGGAAGGCTGGAAGCTCGTGAAGATCATTCCGAAAGATGCCCTGTTCAAGGATGTAAATGAAGCTGCGTATTCGAATATACTATTGGGGATCGGTGTAGTGGTCCTCGGGATTATCATGGTCATCGTCATTTCCCATATCATCACCAAACCCATCATCCACCTTAGTGAAAAGGTAAGGTCCATCGAAGGAGGGAATTTGGATATCGATTTCACCACCTCCCGGAAGGATGAGCTGGGACATTTAGAGGAACATATGGATGATATGATGCATCGGATCAATCAGCATATCGATCGTGAGTATAAATTGGAGATCGAGAGCCGGAAGAATCAGTTCCGAGCCTTGAAGTCCCAGGTTAATCCGCATTTTCTTTTCAATGCCCTCCAAACGATCGGCGCTGTAGCACTCAGGTCCAATGCGAAGGATGTGTACAGGCTTATCACCTCCCTGTCGAAGATGATGAGGTATTCCCTTTATGCGGATCAGTGGGTCACGGTCAAGGATGAGCTCAACTATATCGAGTCGTACCTCTCCCTTCAGAAGGAACGCTTTGGGGAAGGGGTTCGGGCGGATATCATAGTGGAAGAGGACGTGCTTCCCGCATCCATTCCGAGCATGGTCCTCCAGCCTCTTGTGGAGAATTATTTCAAGCATAGCTATGAAGAAGGATATGAGAATTCTTCCTTGGCAATCCACGGGAAACGAGAGGGGAATTCCATTACCTTCATTGTACAAAATACCGGTGTGCACATGACCGAAGAAGAGCTGAAACGAGTTCAGTCATCCCTTCACAAGAAAGGTCGTGCAAATTCAGGGATTGGTCTAAAGAATATATATGAACGCCTGCAGTTGAATTTCAATGATGAAACATCTTTTGACATAGACCGAATGGATGGGAAGGGCTTCAGGGTCACCATGACGCTTCCATTCCTGGAAGATCGCTAG
- a CDS encoding ABC transporter substrate-binding protein: protein MKKKLLKAFIIGFISVTLTACGETKEEIKESEPEEEKVTLTIRNPKVEIASEFEQMVSTYEEENPGVAIKVETVGGAADDYSDITAKLAAGEGPDIFTNLGRAAAKEWRRFLEDLSDEPWVNRTSENVLSGITLDNKVYGMPMNIEGFGIVYNRDLFQKAGITSLPSTYPELEEAASKLDRKGIMPFANGYYEDWKLGHHMASVAFVQADKGFTQGLDNGSTSFRDNPSFQDLFSLIDLTVRYGNERPARTDYYTELELFTEGKAAMILQGNWIQPLLEGKDIPVGMFPVPLNDRKEGRVLAGVPGYWVINSQSSPEEKREAKKFLNWMVSSEKGQGYMTEKFHFIPAFKDIPVKDIGPLGEETLQLIKETDTFNWSSFSPCIKKEMGEIMQDYINEASSRQVALEQFDKAWKEGACLSSSS, encoded by the coding sequence ATGAAAAAGAAACTACTCAAAGCCTTCATCATCGGCTTCATCTCTGTCACACTCACAGCTTGCGGCGAGACCAAAGAAGAGATAAAGGAATCGGAACCTGAAGAAGAAAAGGTCACCCTCACAATCCGCAATCCCAAGGTGGAAATCGCCAGCGAGTTCGAACAGATGGTATCCACTTATGAGGAAGAAAACCCGGGAGTCGCCATCAAGGTGGAAACAGTTGGGGGAGCGGCGGATGACTATTCCGATATAACTGCGAAGCTTGCAGCGGGTGAAGGACCGGATATCTTCACCAACCTCGGACGGGCAGCTGCGAAAGAATGGAGACGGTTTTTAGAAGATTTGTCAGATGAACCGTGGGTCAACAGGACATCAGAGAATGTGCTCAGCGGGATCACCTTGGACAATAAGGTATACGGGATGCCGATGAATATAGAAGGCTTTGGTATCGTATACAACCGGGATCTCTTTCAAAAGGCGGGCATCACTTCCCTGCCATCCACCTACCCGGAGCTTGAAGAAGCAGCTTCTAAGCTCGACCGGAAGGGGATCATGCCCTTTGCCAACGGCTATTACGAGGATTGGAAGCTTGGCCACCATATGGCGAGTGTCGCCTTTGTTCAAGCAGACAAGGGATTTACTCAAGGATTGGATAACGGTTCAACGAGCTTCCGGGACAATCCGTCATTCCAGGATCTATTCTCCCTCATCGATCTAACGGTCCGTTACGGAAATGAACGCCCCGCGAGAACCGATTATTATACGGAGCTCGAACTGTTCACAGAGGGGAAGGCCGCCATGATCCTGCAGGGGAACTGGATCCAGCCCCTGCTTGAAGGAAAGGATATTCCTGTCGGCATGTTCCCAGTGCCTCTCAATGATCGTAAAGAAGGCAGGGTCCTTGCAGGCGTCCCGGGCTATTGGGTCATTAATTCCCAATCTTCCCCTGAGGAAAAACGTGAAGCGAAGAAGTTCCTTAACTGGATGGTGTCATCAGAGAAAGGACAGGGATACATGACGGAGAAGTTCCACTTCATCCCGGCCTTCAAGGACATCCCAGTTAAGGATATCGGCCCGCTCGGTGAGGAAACCCTGCAGCTGATCAAGGAGACGGACACCTTCAATTGGTCCTCATTTTCCCCTTGTATTAAAAAGGAGATGGGAGAGATCATGCAGGATTATATCAATGAAGCAAGCTCGAGACAGGTTGCATTAGAGCAGTTCGATAAGGCTTGGAAGGAAGGGGCATGCCTGTCATCCTCTTCTTAA
- a CDS encoding ABC transporter permease subunit → MYLRELKAHRKSLIIWCIGMAALIGAGMSEYGAFTSSGQSMNELMESMPKAMQSFMGGGGLDLSTAVGYYGLLFLYIILMATIHAAMLGAVILSKEERDKTVEFLFVKPVTRGKVISVKMLAALTNALILTLVTWGVSIAIVGHYAEDSDVTGEIGSLMAGMVILQVLFIVIGTAVAALTKRPGKASVLATSILLITFILSFAIDLSEKIEGLKYLTPFKYFDAKNVLADGLNPLFVGISFGLILVLGAATFGAYRKRDLKV, encoded by the coding sequence ATGTATCTAAGAGAATTGAAGGCACATCGCAAATCATTGATCATCTGGTGCATCGGGATGGCGGCGCTGATCGGTGCAGGGATGAGTGAGTACGGTGCTTTTACGTCTTCGGGTCAGTCAATGAATGAATTAATGGAGAGTATGCCAAAAGCGATGCAATCCTTCATGGGGGGAGGCGGCTTGGATTTATCAACCGCAGTTGGATACTACGGCCTTCTATTTCTGTATATTATCCTGATGGCAACGATTCATGCGGCGATGCTTGGGGCCGTTATCCTGTCGAAAGAAGAACGGGATAAGACGGTTGAATTCTTATTTGTGAAACCGGTGACAAGGGGGAAGGTAATATCGGTGAAGATGCTGGCCGCATTGACGAATGCACTGATCCTGACCCTGGTTACATGGGGTGTTTCGATTGCAATCGTCGGACACTATGCCGAAGATAGTGATGTAACCGGCGAAATCGGAAGCCTCATGGCCGGAATGGTGATCCTCCAAGTATTATTTATCGTCATTGGAACTGCAGTGGCTGCATTGACCAAACGGCCCGGAAAAGCATCCGTCTTGGCAACCAGCATCCTGCTCATCACCTTCATATTATCCTTCGCGATCGACCTGAGCGAGAAGATAGAAGGGTTGAAATACTTGACTCCGTTTAAATACTTCGATGCAAAGAACGTGCTTGCTGACGGATTGAACCCCTTGTTTGTGGGAATATCCTTTGGGTTGATCCTTGTGCTGGGTGCGGCTACTTTTGGGGCTTACAGAAAGAGGGATTTAAAGGTGTAG